Proteins found in one uncultured Campylobacter sp. genomic segment:
- the mnmG gene encoding tRNA uridine-5-carboxymethylaminomethyl(34) synthesis enzyme MnmG, which produces MQEYDIIVVGGGHAGIEAALAPARMGKKTLLITILAEQIGATSCNPAVGGLAKGHLVKELDALGGQMGLTTDAVGIQFRVLNESKGPAVRGSRAQIDMDRYRVYMRNLLLNTPNLDVTQEIATQILTQNGQISGVKTHLGNEYKTSKLIITTGTFLNGLIHVGFNKLQAGRVGEFSSVNLSQSLRDHGFTLGRLKTGTCPRVDAKSIDFSALEVQDGDANPVPFSFRTQDFAPTQLPCYIAYTNETTHEIIRSNFDKAPLFTGQIEGVGPRYCPSIEDKINRFGDRDRHHLFIEPQTASATEYYINGFSTSLPYDVQVAMLRSVKGFENARIVRHGYAIEYDYAPPTQLKHSLETKLVGGLYFAGQINGTTGYEEAAAQGLMAGINAALALEGKEPLVLRRDEAYIGVLIDDLVTKGTKEPYRMFTSRAEYRLLLREDNAVLRLSGYGRQLGLIDAKTYERVEKIRQNLARGLAYLNETVITPSKQNLALLESLGEDIISQNVSLQKIVARKSFTREKLQNLDEIFAGMDEASLEQILVEAKYQHYIAEQKNQIERMKDMLQVRIPEGFSFRGISGLSNEVVEKLETFNPPTLFAASEISGITPAAIDILHIYIKMNARESQ; this is translated from the coding sequence ATGCAAGAATATGACATCATCGTCGTCGGAGGCGGCCACGCGGGCATAGAAGCGGCTTTGGCGCCCGCAAGAATGGGCAAAAAAACGCTGCTAATCACCATCCTAGCCGAGCAAATCGGCGCGACTAGCTGTAATCCCGCAGTGGGCGGCCTAGCCAAAGGCCATCTGGTAAAAGAACTCGACGCGCTGGGCGGACAAATGGGGCTAACGACCGATGCCGTAGGCATACAATTTCGCGTGCTAAACGAGAGTAAGGGCCCCGCCGTCCGCGGCAGCCGCGCTCAAATCGACATGGATAGATACCGCGTCTATATGCGAAATTTACTGCTAAATACGCCAAATCTCGACGTCACGCAAGAAATCGCGACGCAAATTTTAACGCAAAACGGGCAAATATCTGGCGTAAAAACCCACCTAGGCAACGAGTATAAAACTAGCAAACTCATTATCACGACGGGCACTTTTTTAAACGGGCTAATTCACGTCGGATTTAACAAGCTGCAAGCCGGCCGCGTGGGCGAGTTTAGCTCGGTAAATTTAAGCCAAAGCCTAAGAGACCACGGCTTTACGCTAGGACGGCTAAAAACGGGAACCTGCCCCCGAGTGGATGCTAAAAGCATAGATTTTAGCGCGCTTGAAGTCCAAGACGGCGACGCAAATCCCGTCCCGTTTAGCTTCCGCACGCAAGACTTCGCGCCTACGCAGCTGCCCTGCTACATCGCCTACACCAACGAAACCACGCACGAGATTATCCGCTCAAATTTCGACAAAGCGCCGCTTTTTACGGGGCAGATAGAAGGCGTAGGTCCTCGCTACTGCCCGAGCATCGAGGATAAGATAAATAGATTCGGCGACCGCGATAGGCATCATCTTTTTATCGAGCCGCAGACGGCTAGCGCGACGGAGTACTATATCAACGGCTTTTCTACGAGCCTGCCTTACGACGTGCAAGTAGCGATGCTGCGCTCGGTCAAGGGCTTTGAAAACGCGCGCATCGTGCGCCACGGCTACGCGATCGAGTACGACTACGCGCCGCCTACGCAGCTAAAACACAGCCTAGAAACCAAGCTTGTCGGCGGGCTTTATTTCGCAGGGCAGATAAACGGCACGACTGGCTACGAGGAGGCTGCCGCGCAGGGGCTGATGGCGGGCATAAACGCAGCTCTCGCGCTTGAGGGCAAAGAGCCGCTCGTTCTTCGCCGCGACGAAGCGTACATCGGCGTTTTGATCGACGATCTAGTCACCAAAGGCACGAAAGAGCCCTACCGCATGTTTACCTCGCGCGCCGAGTACAGGCTGTTGCTGCGCGAGGATAACGCCGTGCTGCGCCTTAGCGGCTATGGGAGGCAGCTTGGGCTCATAGACGCTAAAACATACGAGAGAGTCGAGAAAATCCGCCAAAATTTAGCGCGCGGGCTAGCGTATCTAAACGAAACCGTAATCACGCCCTCAAAGCAAAATTTAGCCCTTTTAGAAAGCCTAGGCGAGGATATAATCAGCCAAAACGTAAGCCTGCAAAAAATCGTAGCGCGCAAGAGCTTCACGCGCGAAAAGCTGCAAAATTTAGACGAAATTTTCGCCGGCATGGACGAGGCGAGCTTGGAGCAAATTTTAGTCGAGGCGAAGTATCAGCACTACATCGCCGAGCAAAAAAACCAAATAGAGCGCATGAAAGATATGCTGCAAGTGCGTATCCCGGAGGGTTTTAGCTTCCGCGGTATCAGCGGGCTAAGCAACGAAGTGGTCGAAAAGCTGGAAACCTTTAATCCGCCGACTCTTTTTGCCGCTAGCGAGATTAGCGGTATCACGCCCGCGGCGATAGATATTTTGCATATCTATATAAAGATGAACGCTAGGGAGTCGCAGTAA
- a CDS encoding NADH-quinone oxidoreductase subunit H has translation MEILQTILLMIFQVVVIVLVAPLFDGMARKLRAKLQSKQGSDFFQTYRDIIKLFRRGRTVPACSHWVFRQAPFFLFATSAAILAAIPITYSKSTIFGAYSDIFVILYLGALLRFVFGAASMDSGNPFAATGGGREQMLAVYVEPVMIMCLIVVMLAAGTSNLVEIQSMVKSGQIGYQIPSFAVASIAFLWCIYVETGRKPFDLAEAEQELQEGLLGEYAGSDLGLVQASLILKQFAMIGLFLSIFEPWNFSNPFLAVIIFVLKTGVFYVAAVFIDNFGPRFQMTSSLRKNALAALAISFAALTLYVVGV, from the coding sequence ATGGAAATTTTACAGACTATACTTTTGATGATATTTCAAGTAGTCGTCATCGTCTTGGTTGCGCCCTTGTTTGACGGTATGGCTAGGAAACTAAGAGCCAAACTGCAATCAAAACAAGGTAGCGATTTTTTCCAGACGTATCGCGACATCATAAAGCTTTTTAGACGCGGTAGAACCGTGCCTGCATGCTCTCACTGGGTATTTAGGCAGGCTCCGTTTTTCTTGTTTGCTACTTCGGCGGCGATACTAGCGGCTATTCCTATTACTTATAGTAAAAGCACGATTTTTGGAGCGTATTCGGACATATTCGTGATCCTTTACCTAGGTGCGCTACTTCGCTTTGTTTTCGGCGCTGCTTCTATGGATAGCGGCAACCCGTTTGCGGCCACCGGCGGCGGTAGAGAGCAGATGCTAGCCGTCTACGTAGAGCCGGTGATGATAATGTGCCTAATCGTCGTTATGCTTGCGGCCGGAACGTCAAATTTAGTAGAAATCCAATCAATGGTAAAAAGCGGCCAGATCGGATACCAGATCCCAAGCTTTGCGGTCGCTTCGATAGCGTTTTTGTGGTGCATATACGTTGAAACCGGCAGAAAGCCTTTTGACCTAGCAGAAGCCGAGCAAGAGTTGCAAGAAGGCTTGCTAGGCGAATACGCGGGCTCTGATTTAGGCCTAGTTCAAGCTTCGCTTATCTTAAAACAATTTGCGATGATCGGACTTTTCCTTTCGATTTTCGAGCCGTGGAATTTTAGCAATCCGTTTTTAGCCGTGATAATCTTCGTCTTAAAAACGGGAGTGTTTTACGTAGCGGCCGTGTTTATAGATAACTTCGGACCTAGGTTCCAGATGACTTCGAGCTTACGTAAAAACGCTCTAGCTGCTCTAGCTATATCTTTTGCGGCTTTGACGCTTTACGTCGTGGGGGTGTGA
- a CDS encoding Rieske 2Fe-2S domain-containing protein: MSVKQERRDFIGLAFGAVAAVGGAATLVAVKKTWDPLPSVKAAGFTTVDLSPMKEGEMRQIEWRKKPIFILKKDASMAPNDKRDVVVDGARYMVAIGLCTHLGCIPEWKPGKQLFVCACHGGEFNADGVNTFGPPPRPLDIPPFKIDGTKLVLGETSPEYEKLTAQA, encoded by the coding sequence ATGTCCGTAAAACAAGAAAGACGAGATTTTATCGGTTTGGCGTTCGGGGCGGTGGCCGCAGTCGGTGGCGCGGCGACCCTCGTAGCCGTCAAAAAGACCTGGGATCCGCTTCCTAGCGTTAAGGCGGCGGGATTTACGACCGTAGATCTCAGCCCGATGAAAGAGGGCGAGATGCGCCAAATAGAGTGGCGTAAAAAGCCGATATTTATCCTAAAAAAAGACGCTTCAATGGCGCCTAACGACAAGCGCGACGTCGTAGTAGACGGCGCCAGATATATGGTGGCGATCGGGCTTTGCACGCATCTTGGCTGCATCCCGGAGTGGAAACCGGGCAAGCAACTTTTCGTTTGCGCCTGTCACGGAGGCGAATTTAACGCAGACGGCGTAAATACCTTCGGCCCTCCTCCGCGCCCGCTAGACATACCGCCGTTTAAGATAGACGGCACGAAACTCGTTTTGGGCGAGACCAGCCCCGAATACGAAAAACTAACGGCTCAAGCGTAA
- a CDS encoding 4Fe-4S dicluster domain-containing protein has product MKRHKFVIADYKRCIGCATCMAACFRSAYERGKLSKARLTVLRQAKGVMPTQCRQCDDGPCANVCPTGALRFDDNYIELHEEICIGCKLCTIACPYGAISSSAELMPSVNYAVEPKYYLEIESQAGAKNTAIKCDMCFGRENGPACVEVCPTSAIIMVDPLHSHHKLGNKIEQEAAQAFVDKILRGSGNLKEPHVLADIGAQDVDGEGDVIVIKELDKTPSEQAREQAASNSRAMNDENSGAKGGARW; this is encoded by the coding sequence ATGAAACGACATAAATTTGTGATCGCCGATTACAAACGTTGTATCGGTTGCGCTACTTGCATGGCGGCATGTTTCCGTAGCGCCTATGAGCGCGGCAAGCTCTCAAAGGCTAGGCTAACTGTATTGCGCCAGGCAAAGGGCGTCATGCCGACGCAGTGTCGCCAGTGCGATGACGGTCCTTGCGCGAACGTGTGCCCTACCGGGGCGCTAAGGTTTGACGACAACTACATCGAGCTTCACGAAGAGATTTGTATAGGCTGCAAACTCTGCACTATCGCTTGCCCTTACGGCGCGATAAGCTCAAGTGCCGAGCTCATGCCGTCGGTTAATTACGCGGTAGAGCCCAAATACTACCTCGAAATCGAAAGTCAAGCCGGCGCGAAAAACACCGCGATAAAGTGCGATATGTGCTTCGGACGCGAAAACGGCCCTGCGTGCGTCGAGGTTTGTCCGACCAGCGCCATCATCATGGTCGATCCTTTGCACAGCCATCACAAGCTTGGCAACAAGATCGAGCAAGAGGCGGCTCAGGCTTTCGTCGATAAAATTTTACGCGGAAGCGGAAATTTAAAAGAGCCTCACGTTTTAGCCGATATCGGCGCTCAGGACGTGGACGGCGAGGGCGACGTCATCGTCATCAAGGAGCTTGACAAAACTCCTAGCGAGCAGGCAAGAGAGCAAGCGGCGTCAAATTCGCGCGCTATGAACGACGAAAATAGCGGCGCAAAAGGGGGTGCGAGATGGTAG
- a CDS encoding cytochrome bc complex cytochrome b subunit yields MHIRKSTGVLDWLDQRIALNKLMKVLVSEYWIPKNINFLWAMGVILTTLFALLIFTGFMLVMYYKPDINLAFDSVNLTIMKEVEYGWLWRHIHAVAASVVFLIIYIHTFTAIYYGSYKKGREMIWVSGMLLFILFSAEAFSGYMLPWGQMSYWAAMVITNLFGGIPVIGDAVVEWIRGDYAVSDPTLTRFFMLHVCLLPIVLIAVVAIHFYTLRVPHVNNETGEEIDFEVEAEKYLSGDTKNAKVIPFWPGFLSKDFMYIGFFMIFFFYLVCFHFDFAMDPINFEPGNPLKTPPHIYPEWYFLWQYEILRGFFFDIFGFKAYNIGLIAFAIAGVALFFMPLYDRSDVVAPAHERKGFFVWFWLLIVDMIILTIFGKLPADGVTLGISNAWIGFFSTIAFFILLFVVLPIITTLEKKGAMK; encoded by the coding sequence ATGCACATCAGAAAATCAACGGGCGTTTTAGACTGGCTGGATCAAAGGATCGCCCTAAACAAGCTAATGAAAGTCCTCGTCAGCGAATACTGGATACCGAAAAATATAAATTTCCTCTGGGCGATGGGCGTTATACTCACGACGCTTTTTGCGTTGCTTATTTTTACCGGATTTATGCTAGTTATGTACTATAAACCGGATATAAATTTAGCCTTTGACAGCGTAAATTTGACCATAATGAAAGAGGTCGAGTACGGCTGGCTATGGCGTCATATCCACGCGGTTGCGGCTTCGGTCGTATTTCTCATAATCTACATCCACACCTTTACGGCGATTTACTACGGCTCTTACAAAAAAGGCCGCGAGATGATTTGGGTCAGCGGCATGCTGCTTTTCATTTTGTTCTCCGCCGAGGCGTTTAGCGGATATATGCTACCTTGGGGGCAGATGAGCTACTGGGCTGCGATGGTTATTACGAATTTATTCGGCGGCATCCCGGTTATCGGCGATGCGGTAGTCGAGTGGATCAGGGGCGACTACGCCGTTAGCGATCCGACTTTGACGAGATTTTTCATGCTTCACGTCTGCTTGCTACCGATCGTGCTTATAGCAGTCGTCGCGATACACTTTTATACGCTTCGCGTTCCGCACGTAAATAACGAAACGGGCGAGGAGATAGACTTTGAAGTAGAAGCCGAAAAATACCTAAGCGGCGATACGAAAAACGCGAAAGTAATTCCGTTTTGGCCGGGCTTTTTGTCTAAAGACTTCATGTATATCGGCTTTTTCATGATTTTCTTTTTCTATCTCGTGTGCTTTCATTTCGACTTTGCGATGGATCCGATAAATTTCGAGCCTGGCAACCCGCTAAAAACGCCTCCGCACATCTACCCTGAGTGGTACTTCTTGTGGCAGTACGAGATTTTACGCGGATTTTTCTTCGATATTTTCGGATTTAAAGCCTACAATATCGGCCTTATCGCATTTGCGATCGCGGGCGTGGCGCTATTTTTCATGCCTCTTTACGACAGAAGCGACGTCGTGGCTCCGGCTCACGAGAGAAAGGGCTTTTTCGTATGGTTTTGGCTATTAATCGTCGATATGATTATCCTCACGATTTTTGGCAAATTGCCTGCCGACGGCGTAACGCTAGGCATTTCAAACGCTTGGATAGGCTTTTTCTCGACTATAGCGTTTTTTATCCTACTTTTCGTAGTCTTGCCTATCATAACGACGCTTGAGAAAAAAGGAGCGATGAAATGA
- a CDS encoding c-type cytochrome — translation MKELKIFIIVVALAGVAYWGIEPYAHSVMHPHVAAADYDLGTEDVAQAKSVVEARQKALEAAQALNDEKKIAGAKKDLEEAKKSLDDYTAFWKEVKTINLAKGDAAKGAETFANAGCTGCHGLEAAGMPNALSAAELSEAHGVVPPDLSTAGAIYDEHFLAALIKDPTKALKLTHKFNDEKPYPMPAFFGAGGEDPNAEIADIVAYLKSIAPKEVSDEQVFRDACQRCHDMKYENKYALSNRVNLAAYMGSNPPDLSMMIRSKGDEYLHKFINDTQKMLPGTAMPRVGLSKASEDQIVAYMQKAGDAKKAERESLGINAMIYFLIFGIFGWLWKRKVWSKLH, via the coding sequence ATGAAAGAACTAAAAATTTTTATAATCGTAGTCGCGCTTGCCGGCGTAGCGTACTGGGGCATAGAGCCCTACGCACATAGCGTCATGCATCCGCACGTAGCCGCAGCTGACTACGACCTGGGCACAGAGGACGTAGCTCAGGCTAAATCCGTAGTAGAAGCCAGGCAAAAAGCTCTCGAAGCCGCGCAAGCTCTAAACGACGAAAAGAAAATCGCCGGAGCGAAAAAAGATCTAGAAGAAGCAAAAAAATCTCTTGATGATTACACGGCGTTTTGGAAAGAAGTAAAAACTATAAATTTAGCCAAAGGAGACGCCGCTAAAGGCGCGGAAACTTTTGCTAACGCGGGCTGCACAGGCTGTCACGGCTTAGAGGCCGCAGGTATGCCAAACGCTCTAAGCGCCGCCGAGCTTAGCGAAGCTCACGGCGTCGTACCGCCCGATCTTAGTACTGCAGGAGCGATATACGACGAGCATTTCCTAGCAGCCCTTATAAAAGACCCGACCAAGGCGCTAAAGCTAACGCATAAATTTAACGACGAAAAGCCTTATCCGATGCCGGCCTTTTTCGGAGCGGGCGGAGAAGATCCAAATGCCGAGATCGCCGATATAGTCGCGTATCTAAAGTCTATCGCGCCTAAAGAAGTCAGCGACGAGCAGGTATTTCGCGACGCGTGCCAGAGATGCCACGACATGAAATACGAAAACAAATACGCGCTAAGCAACCGCGTAAATTTAGCCGCGTATATGGGCTCAAACCCGCCTGATTTATCGATGATGATTCGCTCAAAGGGCGATGAATATTTGCATAAATTTATAAACGATACGCAAAAGATGCTGCCAGGCACTGCGATGCCTCGCGTAGGACTAAGCAAGGCTAGCGAGGATCAAATCGTAGCCTACATGCAAAAGGCCGGTGACGCTAAAAAGGCCGAGCGCGAAAGTCTAGGCATAAATGCGATGATCTACTTCCTGATTTTTGGCATCTTCGGATGGCTTTGGAAACGTAAGGTTTGGTCTAAACTGCATTAA
- a CDS encoding proton-conducting transporter membrane subunit — protein sequence MVGVYLLFLVSAAVSILLYGAQKSAVKIGFGLSAISCFYALCYFVAHMGTIQGFALGGDFLYTPKFELTPLGNFFSFVVVFIGFASSVYGMSYAEEYIKKASVGVFACLFNLFILSMLLVISANNVFCFIVLWELMTLISSFLILVNDGKGTLKAVMVYLGIAQVGAFCITCGLLIMAHYAGSAEFSKFAHLNMPTAASVVVFILFLVGFGSKAGMWPFHVWLPMAHPAAPSNVSALMSGVMIKVALFTLVKFTLFLPLSIYFGLTVLILGAASSLFGVLYALCQHDYKALLAYHSVENIGIILLGLGTGLYGLAAGNMTLAAIGFLAGCYHVVNHAIFKGLLFLCAGSVLHATHTRDMDVLGGLAKKMPWTSVGMFIGIMGIAALPPVNGFVSEWFTYQGMLQGALEQGIFTRYAFTLSVVALALTGVLVGMHLKLYAVIFAGTPRDQKIWENAKESPIFMVLGMIVLMIGCIGFGIGANVVVGYIQTAVNSIGGAGGYVASHGINLTSNLGSVVSTPLIAIILCSTMVLPFAILAVMKANREKPRETDPWACGFKYSSRMQMTGGPFTGDLRRIMNWLFKGERKVVTKGYFNPVEYHNHPKDIWWGLFYEPVIKFTEKVADKIGIMQSGYTNVYALYILIYLCAILAVSYFLI from the coding sequence ATGGTAGGTGTGTATCTGCTTTTCTTAGTTAGCGCCGCCGTTAGCATCCTGCTCTACGGCGCTCAAAAATCAGCCGTAAAAATCGGCTTTGGACTAAGCGCGATCAGCTGTTTTTACGCGCTTTGCTACTTTGTGGCGCATATGGGAACGATACAGGGCTTCGCTCTTGGCGGCGATTTTTTGTATACGCCGAAATTCGAGCTAACTCCGCTTGGAAATTTCTTTAGCTTCGTAGTCGTCTTTATCGGCTTTGCCAGCAGCGTCTACGGTATGAGCTACGCGGAAGAATACATAAAAAAAGCAAGCGTAGGCGTTTTTGCCTGTTTGTTTAACCTTTTCATCCTTTCGATGCTTCTAGTCATCAGCGCAAATAACGTATTTTGCTTCATCGTTTTGTGGGAGCTTATGACGCTTATCTCGTCTTTCCTCATCCTCGTAAACGACGGCAAAGGCACGCTAAAAGCGGTGATGGTGTATCTTGGCATAGCTCAAGTCGGCGCGTTTTGTATCACTTGCGGACTGCTAATAATGGCTCACTACGCCGGCAGCGCCGAATTTAGCAAATTTGCCCACCTAAATATGCCGACTGCGGCCAGCGTCGTGGTGTTTATACTATTTTTGGTCGGTTTTGGCAGCAAAGCGGGCATGTGGCCGTTTCACGTATGGCTACCGATGGCTCACCCGGCCGCTCCTTCAAACGTCTCTGCTCTAATGAGCGGCGTAATGATAAAGGTTGCGCTATTTACTCTAGTTAAATTTACGCTTTTCTTGCCTTTAAGCATTTACTTTGGCTTGACCGTTTTGATTTTGGGCGCCGCTAGTTCGCTGTTTGGCGTTCTTTACGCTCTTTGTCAGCACGACTACAAAGCGCTTCTTGCCTATCACTCTGTCGAAAACATCGGCATCATCTTGCTCGGTCTTGGCACCGGCCTATACGGCCTAGCCGCGGGAAATATGACTCTTGCTGCGATCGGATTTTTAGCCGGATGCTACCACGTGGTTAACCACGCGATATTTAAAGGACTTTTGTTTCTTTGCGCGGGTTCGGTTTTGCACGCTACGCACACTCGTGATATGGACGTGCTAGGCGGCCTAGCTAAAAAGATGCCTTGGACTTCCGTTGGTATGTTTATCGGTATCATGGGTATCGCGGCGCTTCCTCCCGTTAACGGCTTCGTATCCGAGTGGTTTACCTATCAAGGTATGCTTCAAGGCGCGCTAGAGCAGGGCATCTTTACTAGATACGCCTTTACGCTTTCAGTCGTTGCGCTAGCGCTTACGGGTGTGTTAGTCGGCATGCACCTTAAGCTTTATGCAGTAATCTTTGCGGGAACTCCAAGAGATCAGAAAATTTGGGAAAACGCAAAAGAAAGCCCGATATTTATGGTGCTTGGCATGATCGTGCTAATGATCGGCTGTATAGGCTTTGGTATCGGAGCTAACGTAGTCGTCGGCTACATCCAAACGGCCGTAAATTCCATAGGCGGCGCAGGCGGTTACGTAGCTAGCCACGGTATAAATTTGACCTCAAATTTAGGCAGCGTCGTTTCAACTCCGCTTATAGCCATCATCTTGTGTTCTACTATGGTTTTGCCTTTTGCGATTTTAGCCGTGATGAAAGCAAACCGCGAGAAACCTCGCGAGACCGATCCTTGGGCTTGCGGATTTAAGTATAGCTCTCGCATGCAAATGACGGGCGGTCCTTTCACGGGCGATCTAAGACGCATAATGAACTGGCTGTTTAAAGGCGAGAGAAAAGTCGTGACTAAAGGCTATTTTAACCCGGTCGAGTATCACAACCATCCAAAAGATATCTGGTGGGGGCTATTTTACGAGCCGGTGATTAAATTTACCGAAAAGGTCGCCGATAAAATAGGCATAATGCAAAGCGGCTACACCAACGTTTACGCGCTATATATCCTCATATATCTTTGTGCGATACTAGCGGTTAGCTACTTTTTGATATAG